A part of Salvelinus alpinus chromosome 5, SLU_Salpinus.1, whole genome shotgun sequence genomic DNA contains:
- the LOC139575095 gene encoding uncharacterized protein: MKSDWSMGQPINFREGDFSTEQRPIKRKRPASPVPSCVSMKSDWSMGQPINFREGDFSTEQRNQQERSEILSVQSSQSHQTDLASIFCLLEENIMTYVKNELKMFKRILSPELPEGFESQKQDKEVVDAEDEKQESSAREGALKITLHVLRKMNQKDLADILEKNSDELAVICQHELKSNLKKKFQCVFEGIAKQGNPTLLNMIYTELYITEGGTGEVNNEHELGRLRQQPGNKQDQRLQSNVTTSSNP, encoded by the exons ACCAATCAAGCGGaagagaccagcctcccctgtacccagctgtgtgtccatgaagagtgactgGTCTATGGGTCAGCCTATAAACTTCagagagggagacttttctactgaacaaag AAACCAACAGGAGAGGTCAGAGATTCTCAGTGTTCAGTCTTCCCAGAGTCATCAAACAGACCTGGCCTCCATATTCTGT TTGCTTGAAGAGAATATTATGACATATGTGAAGAATGAGCTAAAGATGTTCAAGAGGATTCTTAGTCCAGAACTCCCAGAAGGCTTTGAGAGTCAGAAGCAGGATAAGGAAGTGGTGGATGCTGAAGAtgagaagcaggagagcagtgccagagagggggctcTGAAGATCACACTGCACGTCCTGAGGAAAATGAACCAGAAGGATCTTGCTGACATTCTGGAGAAAA ATTCAGATGAGCTTGCTGTGATTTGCCAACATGAACTCAAATCTAATCTAAAGAAGAAGTTTCAATGTGTATTTGAGGGGATCGCTAAACAaggaaacccaacacttctcaatatgatctacacagagctctacatcacagagggtggaaCAGGAGAGGTCAATAATGAACATGAGCTGGGCAGATTGAGACAACAACCAGGAAACAAGCAAGACCAGAGACTGCAATCAAATGTAACGACATCTTCAAACCCTTAA